From Streptomyces sp. TLI_053, a single genomic window includes:
- a CDS encoding TetR/AcrR family transcriptional regulator — protein sequence MSTAAVRPTPTTEPARTPRLRADASRNRERIVLAARDAFVQHGAEAPLDEIAKRAGVGNATLYRNFPTRAALIREVALLVKNRIVAIAERAAAEAAGPFDALERFAHETVDEKVGALCPMLTNQVDLNDPDLAEARERLMLVVGDLLDRAKAAGEIRPDVAHGDLFIALSQLTRPLPGTSCHILEGFVHRHLQLFLDGMRAPARSTLPGRAATFEDFHGDH from the coding sequence GTGAGCACCGCCGCCGTCCGGCCGACCCCGACCACGGAACCGGCCCGCACGCCCCGACTGCGTGCGGACGCCAGCCGCAACCGTGAGCGGATCGTGCTGGCGGCCCGGGACGCGTTCGTCCAGCACGGCGCCGAGGCGCCGCTGGACGAAATTGCGAAGCGGGCAGGCGTCGGAAACGCTACGCTCTACCGGAACTTCCCCACCAGGGCGGCACTGATCCGCGAGGTGGCACTGCTCGTCAAGAACCGCATCGTGGCGATCGCCGAGCGGGCCGCCGCCGAGGCCGCCGGCCCGTTCGACGCCCTGGAGCGGTTCGCCCACGAGACGGTCGACGAGAAGGTCGGCGCGCTCTGCCCGATGCTCACCAACCAGGTCGACCTGAACGATCCGGACCTGGCGGAGGCACGCGAGCGCCTGATGCTGGTCGTCGGCGATCTGCTGGACCGGGCGAAGGCGGCGGGCGAGATCCGTCCGGACGTCGCCCACGGTGACCTGTTCATCGCGCTCAGCCAGCTGACCCGCCCGCTGCCGGGCACGTCGTGCCACATCCTGGAGGGATTCGTCCACCGGCACCTGCAACTGTTCCTGGACGGCATGCGGGCGCCCGCCCGCTCGACACTGCCCGGCCGGGCCGCGACCTTCGAGGACTTCCACGGCGACCACTGA
- a CDS encoding GNAT family N-acetyltransferase yields MQRQFPYAIRHALPQDVPGARRLILDTFYREFGYGYVPDWHADVVDLQGHYLDHPRHALLVAVHGEEVVATTALHSTGPAHPPHPRVVAERYPSGTTAQLVRVYVRAEHRRHGLARELVRRAVAFAAAEGGYRRLYLHTNTAIPGAEAFWRSLAEEVHDARPTGEHGPGVATVHFEIPLHRPARTEPGAGSRVAVG; encoded by the coding sequence ATGCAGCGTCAATTTCCTTATGCGATCCGCCATGCCCTGCCACAGGACGTCCCCGGGGCACGCCGGCTGATCCTCGACACCTTCTACCGCGAGTTCGGCTACGGCTACGTGCCCGACTGGCACGCCGACGTGGTCGACCTCCAGGGGCACTACCTGGATCACCCCCGGCACGCCCTGCTCGTCGCCGTCCACGGCGAGGAGGTGGTCGCCACCACCGCACTGCACTCCACCGGGCCGGCCCATCCGCCGCACCCGCGCGTGGTCGCCGAGCGCTACCCGTCGGGGACCACCGCCCAGCTGGTCCGGGTGTACGTCCGGGCGGAGCACCGGCGGCACGGCCTGGCCCGCGAACTCGTCCGGCGCGCCGTCGCGTTCGCCGCCGCGGAGGGCGGCTACCGGCGGCTCTACCTGCACACCAACACGGCGATCCCGGGCGCCGAGGCGTTCTGGCGCAGCCTCGCCGAGGAGGTCCACGACGCCCGGCCGACCGGTGAGCACGGCCCCGGCGTGGCCACCGTCCACTTCGAGATCCCGCTGCACCGGCCCGCCCGCACCGAGCCGGGCGCCGGGTCGCGGGTCGCGGTGGGGTGA